A window from Streptomyces sp. NBC_00299 encodes these proteins:
- a CDS encoding DNA gyrase/topoisomerase IV subunit A: MARRSTKNPPPEDSYEEKILDIDVVDEMQGSFLEYAYSVIYSRALPDARDGLKPVHRRIVYQMNEMGLRPDRGYVKCARVIGEVMGKLHPHGDASIYDALVRMAQPFSMRVPLVDGHGNFGSLGNDDPPAAMRYTECRQADATSLMTESIDEDTVNFTPNYDGQEREPVALPAAFPNLLVNGASGIAVGMATNMPPHNLSEVIAAARHLIRHPNADLETLMKHVPGPDLPTGGRIVGLAGIRDAYETGRGTFKIRATVEIETVTARRKGLVVTELPFTVGPEKVIAKIKDLVGSKKLQGIADVKDLTDREHGLRLVIEIKNGFVPEAVLEQLYKLTPMEESFGINNVALVDGQPLTLGLKELLEVYLDHRFEVVRRRSEFRRTKRRDRLHLVEGLLTALLDIDEVIRLIRSSENSAQAKERLMERFSLSEVQTQYILDTPLRRLTKYDRIELEAEKERLNGEIAELTRILDSDAELRKLVSAELASVAKKFGTERRTVLLESAGSPVATVSLQVADDPCRVLLSSTGLLARTANGDPFGEDGEAKRSKHDVIISAVPATARGEVGAVTSTGRLLRINVVDLPQLPETAARPNLSGGAPLSEFVSLEGDETLVCLTTLDESSPGLAIGTEQGVVKRVVPDYPTNKGELEVITLKEGDRIVGAIELRTGEEDLVFITDDAQLLRYQASQVRPQGRAAGGMAGIKLTEGAKVISFTAVDPAVDAVVFTVAGSRGTLDDSVQTTAKLTPFDQYPRKGRATGGVRCQRFLKGEDCLALAWAGAVPARAAQKNGTPADLPEIDPRRDGSGVSLPKTVSVVAGPV; this comes from the coding sequence ATGGCCCGCCGCAGCACGAAGAACCCGCCGCCCGAGGACTCGTACGAGGAGAAGATCCTCGACATCGACGTCGTCGACGAGATGCAGGGCTCCTTCCTCGAGTACGCGTACTCGGTCATCTACTCCCGCGCCCTGCCGGACGCCCGCGACGGCCTCAAGCCGGTGCACCGTCGCATCGTGTACCAGATGAACGAGATGGGCCTGCGCCCCGACCGCGGCTATGTGAAGTGCGCCCGCGTCATCGGCGAGGTCATGGGTAAGTTGCACCCGCACGGCGACGCGTCGATCTACGACGCCCTGGTGCGCATGGCCCAGCCCTTCTCGATGCGCGTCCCGCTGGTCGACGGCCACGGCAACTTCGGGTCCCTGGGCAACGACGACCCGCCGGCCGCCATGCGGTACACCGAGTGCCGGCAGGCCGATGCGACCAGCCTGATGACCGAGTCGATCGACGAGGACACGGTCAACTTCACGCCCAACTACGACGGCCAGGAGCGGGAGCCGGTGGCGCTGCCGGCCGCCTTCCCGAACCTCCTGGTCAACGGCGCGTCGGGCATCGCTGTCGGCATGGCCACGAACATGCCGCCGCACAACCTCTCCGAGGTCATCGCGGCCGCCCGCCACCTGATCCGCCACCCGAACGCGGATCTGGAAACCCTGATGAAGCACGTCCCGGGCCCCGACCTGCCCACCGGTGGCCGGATCGTCGGCCTGGCCGGCATCCGGGACGCGTACGAGACGGGCCGCGGCACCTTCAAGATCCGCGCCACGGTCGAGATCGAGACCGTGACCGCCCGCCGCAAGGGTCTCGTCGTCACCGAACTGCCCTTCACGGTCGGCCCGGAGAAGGTGATCGCCAAGATCAAGGACCTGGTCGGCTCGAAGAAGCTGCAGGGCATCGCCGACGTCAAGGACCTCACTGACCGCGAGCACGGCCTGCGCCTGGTCATCGAGATCAAGAACGGCTTCGTGCCGGAGGCGGTCCTGGAGCAGCTGTACAAGCTGACGCCGATGGAGGAGTCCTTCGGCATCAACAATGTCGCGCTGGTCGACGGCCAGCCCCTCACCCTGGGCCTGAAGGAGCTGCTGGAGGTCTACCTCGACCACCGCTTCGAGGTCGTCCGGCGCCGCAGCGAGTTCCGCCGCACCAAGCGCCGCGACCGCCTGCACCTGGTCGAGGGCCTGCTCACGGCGCTGCTGGACATCGACGAGGTCATCCGCCTGATCCGCTCCAGCGAGAACTCCGCGCAGGCGAAGGAGCGCCTGATGGAGCGCTTCTCGCTGAGCGAGGTCCAGACCCAGTACATCCTCGACACGCCGCTGCGCCGTCTCACCAAGTACGACCGCATCGAGCTGGAGGCGGAGAAGGAGCGGCTGAACGGGGAGATCGCCGAGCTGACGCGGATCCTCGACTCGGACGCGGAGCTGCGCAAGCTGGTCTCCGCGGAACTGGCCTCGGTCGCCAAGAAGTTCGGTACCGAACGGCGTACGGTCCTGCTGGAGTCGGCGGGTTCGCCGGTCGCCACCGTGTCGCTTCAGGTGGCGGACGACCCGTGCCGGGTGCTGCTGTCCTCGACGGGTCTGCTGGCCCGTACGGCGAACGGCGACCCGTTCGGGGAGGACGGCGAGGCGAAGCGCTCCAAGCACGACGTGATCATCTCGGCGGTGCCGGCCACGGCCCGCGGCGAGGTGGGCGCGGTGACGTCCACGGGCCGGCTGCTGCGGATCAACGTCGTCGATCTGCCGCAGCTGCCGGAGACCGCGGCGCGGCCGAACCTCTCGGGCGGCGCGCCCCTGTCGGAGTTCGTCTCGCTGGAGGGCGACGAGACCCTGGTCTGCCTGACCACGCTCGACGAGTCCTCCCCCGGCCTGGCGATCGGCACGGAACAAGGTGTCGTCAAGCGCGTGGTGCCCGACTACCCGACCAACAAGGGCGAGTTGGAGGTCATCACCCTGAAGGAGGGCGACCGGATCGTCGGCGCGATCGAGCTGCGCACGGGTGAGGAGGACCTGGTCTTCATCACGGACGACGCACAGCTGCTGCGCTACCAGGCCTCGCAGGTCCGCCCGCAGGGCCGCGCGGCCGGCGGTATGGCGGGCATCAAGCTCACCGAGGGCGCGAAGGTGATCTCCTTCACGGCCGTGGACCCGGCGGTCGACGCGGTGGTGTTCACGGTCGCGGGCTCGCGCGGCACGCTGGACGACTCGGTCCAGACGACGGCCAAGCTGACGCCGTTCGACCAGTACCCCCGCAAGGGCCGCGCCACCGGAGGCGTGCGCTGCCAGCGGTTCCTCAAGGGCGAGGACTGCCTGGCCCTGGCCTGGGCGGGCGCCGTCCCGGCACGAGCCGCACAGAAGAACGGCACGCCGGCCGACCTCCCGGAGATCGACCCGCGCCGTGACGGCTCGGGGGTGTCGCTGCCGAAGACGGTGTCGGTGGTGGCCGGCCCGGTCTAG
- a CDS encoding bifunctional acetate--CoA ligase family protein/GNAT family N-acetyltransferase produces MQSASDRHAYPAHWEADVVLRDGGTARIRPITVDDAERLVSFYEQVSDESKYYRFFAPYPRLSAKDVHRFTHHDFVDRVGLAATVGGEFIATVRYDRIGTDGMPASAPADEAEVAFLVQDAHQGRGVASALLEHIGAVARERDIRRFAAEVLPANNKMIKVFTDAGYTQKRSFEDGVVRLEFDLEPTDRSLAVQYAREQRAEARSVQRLLVPGSVAVIGVGRTPGGVGRSVLGNISDAGFTGRLYALNRAFPEDLKELDGVPAHRSMHDIEEQVDLAVVAVPAAYVPDVVAECGEHGVQGLVVLSAGYAESGPDGRERQRELVRQARAYGMRIIGPNAFGVINTSADVRLNASLAPEMPRPGRIGLFAQSGAIGIALLSRLHRRGGGVTGVTGVSTFVSSGNRADVSGNDVLQYWYDDPDTDVALMYLESIGNPRKFNRLARRTAAAKPLVVVQGARHGGAAPQGHAVRATRLPHATVSALLRQAGVIRVDTITELVDAGLLLARQPLPTGPRVAILGNSESLGLLTYDACLSEGLRPLPPLDLTTGASAADFHEALSHALADETCDAVVVTAIPAIGDASTGDAELAQALRSAAEQVPGKPVLVVHVELGGLAEALSAAASTAPQADRKTPGAQIRPHPFRPLDFQAGNPAEQPDTAQGPTTLIPAYPAAERAVRALAEAVNYAQWRRDAADPGKVPEYEDIDEKGAAQLIGGLLARGQGLTLGTDETCDLLGKYGIDVHRALHAPTPDAAADAARTLGYPVALKATAPHLRHRADLGGVRLDLADEEQLRRAYAELTDLFGRPEELRPVVQSMAPRGVDTVVRAVIDPAAGAVLSFGLAGAASQLLGDMAHRLIPVTDREATSIVRSIRTAPLLFGWRGSTPVDTPALEELLLRVSRLVDDHPEVVAVTLEPVVVATHGLSVLGASVRLAPPPARDDLGPRTLPTY; encoded by the coding sequence ATGCAGAGCGCCTCGGACAGGCACGCGTACCCCGCCCACTGGGAAGCCGACGTGGTGCTGCGCGACGGCGGCACCGCGCGCATCCGCCCCATCACCGTTGATGACGCCGAGCGCCTGGTCAGCTTCTACGAGCAGGTGTCGGACGAGTCGAAGTACTACCGCTTCTTCGCGCCCTACCCGCGGCTGTCCGCAAAGGACGTCCACCGCTTCACGCACCACGACTTTGTGGACCGGGTGGGACTCGCGGCCACGGTGGGCGGCGAGTTCATCGCCACCGTACGCTACGACCGGATCGGCACCGACGGAATGCCCGCGTCCGCGCCCGCCGACGAGGCCGAGGTCGCCTTCCTCGTCCAGGACGCCCACCAGGGTCGCGGTGTTGCCTCCGCCCTGCTCGAACACATCGGTGCGGTCGCGCGCGAACGCGACATCCGCCGCTTCGCCGCCGAGGTGCTGCCCGCCAACAATAAGATGATCAAGGTGTTCACGGACGCCGGGTACACCCAGAAACGCAGCTTCGAGGACGGTGTCGTCCGCCTGGAGTTCGACCTGGAGCCGACGGATCGCTCGCTCGCCGTGCAGTACGCACGCGAACAGCGCGCCGAGGCCCGGTCCGTGCAGCGGCTGCTGGTGCCCGGCTCGGTCGCCGTCATCGGTGTCGGCCGCACCCCGGGCGGGGTGGGCCGCAGCGTCCTGGGCAACATCAGCGACGCCGGGTTCACCGGACGGCTGTACGCGCTGAACAGGGCGTTCCCAGAGGACCTCAAGGAACTCGACGGCGTGCCCGCGCACCGCTCCATGCACGACATCGAGGAGCAGGTCGACCTCGCGGTGGTCGCCGTGCCGGCCGCGTACGTCCCCGACGTGGTCGCCGAATGCGGCGAGCATGGCGTGCAGGGGTTGGTCGTGCTCTCCGCCGGGTACGCCGAGAGCGGGCCCGACGGCCGCGAGCGGCAGCGTGAACTCGTACGGCAGGCACGCGCCTACGGCATGCGCATCATCGGGCCGAACGCCTTCGGGGTCATCAACACCTCCGCCGACGTACGGCTGAACGCCTCCCTGGCCCCCGAGATGCCCCGCCCGGGCCGCATCGGCCTGTTCGCGCAGTCCGGCGCGATCGGCATCGCGCTGCTGTCCCGGCTCCACCGGCGCGGCGGCGGTGTGACCGGGGTCACCGGGGTGTCGACCTTCGTCTCGTCAGGCAACCGGGCCGACGTGTCCGGCAACGACGTCCTTCAGTACTGGTACGACGACCCGGACACCGATGTCGCCCTGATGTACCTGGAGTCCATCGGCAACCCGCGCAAGTTCAACCGCCTCGCCCGGCGTACGGCGGCGGCCAAGCCGTTGGTCGTGGTGCAGGGCGCGCGACACGGCGGAGCGGCGCCGCAGGGCCATGCCGTGCGCGCCACGCGGCTGCCGCACGCCACGGTGTCCGCGCTGCTGCGGCAGGCCGGGGTGATCCGGGTGGACACGATCACCGAGCTGGTGGACGCGGGCCTGCTGCTCGCGCGCCAGCCGCTGCCGACCGGCCCGCGGGTCGCGATCCTCGGCAACTCCGAGTCGCTGGGGCTGCTGACGTATGACGCGTGTCTGTCCGAGGGGCTGCGACCGCTGCCGCCGCTGGACCTGACGACGGGGGCCTCCGCGGCGGACTTCCACGAGGCGCTGTCGCACGCGCTCGCCGACGAGACGTGCGACGCGGTCGTCGTCACCGCCATACCCGCGATCGGCGACGCGTCGACCGGCGACGCCGAGCTGGCACAGGCCCTGCGGTCGGCGGCCGAGCAGGTGCCGGGGAAGCCGGTGCTGGTGGTCCACGTCGAGCTGGGCGGCCTCGCCGAAGCCCTGTCAGCCGCGGCGAGCACCGCACCGCAGGCGGACCGGAAGACGCCCGGCGCCCAGATCCGCCCCCACCCGTTCCGCCCCCTGGACTTCCAGGCCGGGAACCCGGCCGAGCAGCCGGACACCGCGCAGGGCCCGACGACCCTCATCCCCGCCTACCCCGCCGCCGAGCGCGCCGTCCGCGCCCTCGCCGAAGCCGTCAACTACGCGCAGTGGCGGCGCGACGCGGCCGACCCCGGCAAGGTGCCCGAGTACGAGGACATCGACGAGAAGGGCGCCGCCCAGCTGATCGGCGGGCTGCTCGCACGCGGTCAGGGGCTCACGCTCGGCACGGACGAGACCTGTGACCTGCTCGGGAAGTACGGCATCGACGTGCACCGAGCCCTGCACGCGCCCACCCCGGACGCCGCCGCCGACGCCGCCCGCACTCTCGGGTACCCCGTCGCCCTCAAGGCCACCGCCCCGCACCTGCGGCACCGCGCCGACCTCGGCGGCGTGCGGCTCGATCTCGCCGACGAGGAGCAACTGCGGCGGGCGTACGCCGAGTTGACGGACCTGTTCGGCAGGCCGGAGGAGCTGCGGCCGGTCGTGCAGAGCATGGCACCGCGCGGCGTCGACACCGTCGTACGGGCCGTGATCGACCCGGCGGCCGGTGCCGTCCTGTCCTTCGGTCTCGCCGGTGCCGCCTCGCAGCTGCTCGGGGACATGGCGCACCGGCTGATCCCGGTCACCGACCGCGAGGCGACCTCGATCGTCCGCTCCATCCGGACGGCACCGCTCCTCTTCGGCTGGCGCGGCTCCACTCCCGTCGACACACCTGCGCTGGAGGAGCTGCTGCTGCGGGTGTCGCGGCTGGTCGACGACCACCCCGAGGTCGTCGCGGTCACCCTGGAACCGGTCGTCGTCGCCACCCACGGCCTGAGCGTGCTCGGCGCCTCCGTCCGCCTCGCGCCGCCGCCCGCCAGGGACGACCTCGGACCGAGGACGCTGCCGACGTACTGA
- a CDS encoding GntR family transcriptional regulator, whose product MRIPAHSVCTAIRDDIVAGVHARGGRLTEELLARRYGVSRVPVREALRTLEAEGFVVTRRHAGACVAEPSEQEAADLLEMRTLLEPLGASRAAQRRTEAHLKVLRGLVRLGQERARRGNSEDLRSLGGWFHETLAQASGSPALTSMLTQLRHKIAWMYAVEAPADPVESWTEHGAIVDAVARGDGERARAITALHTERSISAHRLRFGSRGDRTERVRNSQHPVNMPSLRH is encoded by the coding sequence ATGCGTATTCCGGCGCACTCGGTATGCACCGCGATCCGGGACGACATCGTCGCCGGGGTCCACGCGCGCGGCGGCAGGCTCACCGAAGAACTCCTCGCCCGCCGCTACGGCGTCTCCCGAGTCCCCGTGCGCGAGGCCCTGCGCACCCTGGAGGCGGAGGGCTTCGTGGTGACCCGGCGGCACGCGGGCGCGTGCGTCGCCGAACCGAGCGAGCAGGAGGCCGCCGACCTGCTGGAGATGCGCACCCTCCTGGAGCCGCTCGGCGCCTCCCGGGCCGCCCAGCGGCGCACCGAGGCCCATCTGAAGGTCCTGCGCGGCCTGGTCAGGCTGGGCCAGGAGCGGGCCAGGCGGGGAAACAGCGAGGATCTGCGCTCCCTGGGCGGCTGGTTCCACGAGACGCTGGCCCAGGCCTCCGGCAGCCCCGCCCTGACCTCGATGCTGACCCAGCTGCGCCACAAGATCGCCTGGATGTACGCCGTCGAGGCGCCGGCCGACCCCGTGGAGTCCTGGACCGAGCACGGCGCGATCGTGGACGCGGTGGCGCGCGGCGACGGCGAGCGCGCCCGCGCGATCACGGCGCTGCACACCGAGCGCTCGATCTCCGCGCACCGGCTGCGCTTCGGCTCCCGCGGTGATCGCACGGAGCGTGTGAGGAATTCGCAACATCCCGTAAACATGCCGAGCCTGCGGCATTAA
- a CDS encoding M23 family metallopeptidase: MAFTCATGKRPAGKHRRPSRFERTTARAAGVAALTATGVIGTLAAPALAAEPAVEQTGLIPVVSVENSIADQIDAQAAAQEQAAKETAARKKAAEEAARKKAAAKAKKEREAKERAAREAERKRLLSYVAPISGSYVSTGYKTGGALWSSGSHTGVDFHAASGTSVHSVAAGAVVEAGWDGSYGNQVVIKMNDGTYTQYGHMSSIAVSVGQTVTPGQQIGLSGATGNVTGPHLHFEARTTQEYGSDIDPVAYLRSHGVNL, translated from the coding sequence ATGGCGTTCACCTGCGCCACCGGGAAGCGTCCCGCGGGGAAGCACCGTCGTCCCAGCCGCTTCGAACGCACCACCGCCCGCGCCGCGGGCGTCGCCGCACTCACCGCCACCGGCGTGATCGGCACCCTGGCCGCCCCGGCGCTCGCCGCCGAACCGGCCGTCGAACAGACCGGCCTCATCCCGGTCGTCTCCGTCGAGAACTCGATCGCCGACCAGATCGACGCCCAGGCCGCCGCCCAGGAGCAGGCCGCCAAGGAGACCGCGGCCCGCAAGAAGGCCGCCGAGGAGGCCGCACGCAAGAAGGCGGCCGCGAAGGCGAAGAAGGAGCGCGAGGCCAAGGAGCGCGCCGCCCGCGAGGCCGAGCGCAAGCGCCTGCTGTCCTACGTCGCCCCGATCTCCGGCTCGTACGTCTCCACGGGCTACAAGACCGGCGGCGCCCTCTGGTCCTCCGGCAGCCACACCGGCGTCGACTTCCATGCCGCCAGCGGCACCTCGGTCCACTCGGTGGCCGCCGGCGCCGTCGTGGAGGCCGGCTGGGACGGGTCGTACGGCAACCAGGTCGTGATCAAGATGAACGACGGCACCTACACCCAGTACGGCCACATGTCGTCCATAGCCGTCTCGGTGGGGCAGACCGTCACCCCCGGTCAGCAGATCGGTCTGTCCGGCGCCACCGGCAACGTCACCGGGCCGCACCTGCACTTCGAGGCCCGCACGACGCAGGAGTACGGCTCCGACATCGACCCCGTCGCCTACCTGCGCTCGCACGGCGTGAACCTCTGA
- a CDS encoding HPr family phosphocarrier protein, with the protein MAERRVNVGWAEGLHARPASIFVRAATATGVPVTIAKADGNPVNAASMLAVLGLGAQGGEEIVLASDAESADTALDRLAKLVSEGLEELPETV; encoded by the coding sequence ATGGCTGAGCGCCGCGTCAACGTCGGCTGGGCCGAGGGCCTCCACGCCCGCCCCGCCTCCATCTTCGTCCGAGCCGCCACGGCCACAGGCGTCCCGGTGACGATCGCCAAGGCCGACGGCAACCCCGTCAACGCGGCCTCCATGCTGGCCGTCCTGGGCCTGGGCGCCCAGGGCGGCGAGGAGATCGTCCTCGCCTCCGACGCCGAGAGTGCGGACACCGCCCTCGACCGTCTGGCGAAGCTGGTCTCCGAGGGCCTCGAGGAGCTGCCCGAGACGGTCTGA
- a CDS encoding M16 family metallopeptidase, with the protein MTELASMEFHPQPQAGQARPWAFPAPERGKLDNGLTVLRCHRPGQRVVAVEVLLDTPLEAEPKGLDGIATIMARAFSEGTDKHTAEEFAAELERCGATLDAYADHPGVRVSLEVPVSRLPKALGLLADALRAPGFEDAEVERLVRNRLDEIPHELANPSRRAAKELSRQLFPATSRMSRPRQGTEDTVAGIDSAGVRAFYERHVRPATSTVVVVGDLTGVDLDALLGDTLGAWTGSSAQPRPVPPVTADDSGRVVIVDRPGAVQTQLLIGRVGPDRHDRVWPAQVLGTYCLGGTLTSRLDKVLREEKGYTYGVRAFGQVLRSAPDGSGAAMLAISGSVDTPNTGPALDDLWKVLRGVADGGLTDAERDFAVQNLVGVAPLKYETAAAVASTLADQVEQNLPDDFQATLYQQLAATGTVEATAAAVSAFPVDRLVTILVGDAAEIREPVEALGIGEVSVVAAE; encoded by the coding sequence GTGACCGAGCTCGCCAGCATGGAGTTCCACCCGCAGCCCCAGGCGGGTCAGGCCCGGCCCTGGGCGTTTCCGGCACCGGAGCGCGGGAAGCTGGACAACGGCCTGACGGTCCTGCGCTGCCACCGCCCCGGCCAGCGCGTCGTCGCCGTCGAGGTCCTCCTGGACACGCCACTGGAGGCCGAGCCGAAGGGCCTGGACGGCATCGCCACGATCATGGCGCGCGCCTTCTCGGAGGGCACCGACAAGCACACCGCCGAGGAGTTCGCCGCCGAGCTGGAGCGCTGCGGCGCCACGCTCGACGCGTACGCCGACCACCCCGGCGTCCGCGTCAGCCTCGAGGTGCCCGTCTCCCGGCTGCCGAAGGCGCTCGGCCTGCTCGCCGACGCGCTCAGGGCGCCCGGTTTCGAGGACGCCGAGGTGGAGCGCCTGGTGCGCAACCGCCTCGACGAGATCCCGCACGAGCTGGCCAACCCCTCGCGCCGCGCCGCCAAGGAGCTGTCCAGGCAGCTGTTCCCGGCGACCTCGCGCATGTCCCGCCCGCGCCAGGGCACCGAGGACACGGTCGCCGGCATCGACTCCGCGGGCGTACGCGCCTTCTACGAGCGGCATGTGCGCCCGGCGACGTCCACCGTCGTGGTCGTCGGCGACCTCACCGGCGTCGACCTCGACGCCCTGCTCGGCGACACCCTGGGCGCCTGGACCGGCTCTTCGGCCCAGCCCCGGCCGGTCCCGCCGGTGACCGCCGACGACAGCGGGCGCGTCGTCATCGTGGACCGCCCCGGTGCCGTCCAGACGCAGCTGCTGATCGGTCGCGTGGGCCCCGACCGGCACGACCGCGTCTGGCCCGCACAGGTGCTCGGCACGTACTGCCTGGGCGGCACCCTCACCTCCCGCCTGGACAAGGTCCTGCGCGAGGAGAAGGGCTACACCTACGGTGTGCGCGCGTTCGGGCAGGTCCTGCGCTCCGCCCCGGACGGCTCGGGAGCGGCGATGCTCGCCATCAGCGGCTCCGTGGACACGCCGAACACCGGTCCTGCCCTGGACGACCTCTGGAAGGTCCTGCGCGGTGTCGCCGACGGGGGACTCACCGACGCCGAGCGGGACTTCGCCGTGCAGAACCTCGTCGGGGTGGCGCCGCTGAAGTACGAGACCGCCGCGGCCGTGGCGAGCACGCTGGCCGACCAGGTCGAGCAGAACCTGCCCGACGACTTCCAGGCGACGCTGTACCAGCAGCTCGCCGCCACCGGCACCGTCGAGGCGACCGCTGCGGCCGTGAGCGCCTTCCCGGTCGACCGCCTGGTGACGATCCTCGTCGGCGACGCGGCCGAGATCCGGGAGCCCGTCGAGGCCCTCGGCATCGGCGAAGTCAGCGTCGTGGCGGCCGAGTAG
- a CDS encoding DUF5998 family protein has protein sequence MAKTSTTTQGLRAAIERSGYYPALVAEAVEAAVGGEPIRSYLVHQETTFDQNEVRRHVTVLVLTHNRFIVSHTDEQAADSTSPTPYATTSTESVKLGRISSVVVSRVVANPESYTPGTLPREIVLTIGWGAVARLDLEPAACGDPNCEADHGYTGSSTADDLSLRVSEAGDGPETVRQALTFAQSLSEATADIAR, from the coding sequence ATGGCCAAGACCAGTACGACGACCCAGGGGCTGCGTGCGGCGATCGAGCGCAGCGGCTACTATCCGGCCCTCGTGGCCGAGGCGGTGGAGGCCGCTGTGGGCGGCGAGCCCATCCGGTCGTACCTGGTCCATCAGGAGACGACGTTCGACCAGAACGAGGTGCGGCGGCACGTGACCGTGCTCGTCCTCACCCACAACCGCTTCATCGTCAGCCACACCGACGAGCAGGCCGCCGACAGCACCTCCCCGACGCCGTACGCCACGACGTCCACCGAGTCCGTGAAGCTCGGCCGGATCTCCTCGGTCGTCGTCAGCCGCGTCGTCGCCAACCCGGAGTCGTACACGCCGGGCACGCTGCCCCGCGAGATCGTGCTCACCATCGGGTGGGGCGCGGTCGCCCGGCTCGACCTGGAGCCCGCCGCCTGCGGGGACCCCAACTGCGAGGCCGACCACGGCTACACGGGCAGCTCCACGGCGGACGACCTCAGCCTGCGCGTCAGCGAGGCCGGCGACGGACCGGAGACCGTGCGCCAGGCGCTCACCTTCGCTCAGTCGCTCTCCGAGGCGACCGCGGACATCGCCCGCTGA
- a CDS encoding M16 family metallopeptidase — MGHTATPEAQSGGLTATEHRLANGLRVVLSEDHLTPVAAVCLWYDVGSRHEVKGRTGLAHLFEHLMFQGSSSVKGTGHFELVQGAGGSPNGTTSFERTNYFETMPAHQLELALWLEADRMGSLLVALDEEGLENQRDVVKNERRQRYDNVPYGTAFEKLTALSYPDGHPYHHTPIGSMADLDAASLEDARAFFRTYYAPNNAVLSIVGDIDPAQTLAWVEKYFGSIESHDGKPAPRDGSLPETIGEQLREVVEENVPARAMMAAYRLPTDGTRECDAADLALTVLGGGESSRLYNRLVRRDRTAVAAGFGLLRLAGAPSLGWLDVKTSGDVEVPVIEAAVDEELARFAQEGPTAEEMERAQAQLEREWLDRLGTVAGRADELCRYAVLFGDPQLAFTAVQRVLDVTAQEVQAVAQARLRPDNRAVLVYEPVADEAEDLEAAADGAAPAGTTDENEESAQ; from the coding sequence ATGGGTCACACGGCCACACCGGAGGCACAATCCGGCGGCCTCACCGCCACGGAGCACCGCCTGGCCAACGGCCTGCGCGTGGTGCTCTCCGAGGACCACCTCACGCCGGTCGCCGCGGTCTGCCTCTGGTACGACGTCGGCTCCCGCCACGAGGTCAAGGGCCGTACCGGACTCGCCCACCTCTTCGAGCACCTGATGTTCCAGGGCTCGAGCAGCGTGAAGGGCACGGGCCACTTCGAGCTCGTCCAGGGTGCGGGCGGCTCGCCGAACGGCACCACGAGCTTCGAGCGCACCAACTACTTCGAGACCATGCCCGCCCACCAGCTGGAGCTCGCGCTCTGGCTGGAGGCCGACCGCATGGGCAGCCTCCTGGTGGCGCTCGACGAGGAGGGCCTGGAAAACCAGCGCGACGTCGTCAAGAACGAGCGCCGGCAGCGCTACGACAACGTCCCGTACGGCACGGCGTTCGAGAAGCTGACCGCCCTGTCGTACCCCGACGGGCACCCCTACCACCACACGCCGATCGGCTCGATGGCCGACCTGGACGCGGCCAGCCTGGAGGACGCCCGCGCGTTCTTCCGCACCTACTACGCGCCCAACAACGCCGTCCTGTCGATCGTCGGCGACATCGACCCGGCGCAGACGCTCGCCTGGGTCGAGAAGTACTTCGGCTCCATCGAGTCCCACGACGGCAAGCCCGCCCCCCGCGACGGCTCGCTGCCCGAGACCATCGGCGAACAGCTGCGCGAGGTCGTCGAGGAGAACGTCCCCGCGCGCGCGATGATGGCCGCCTACCGGCTCCCGACGGACGGCACGCGCGAGTGCGACGCGGCCGACCTGGCGCTGACCGTCCTCGGCGGTGGCGAGTCCTCCCGCCTCTACAACCGTCTCGTACGCCGTGACCGTACGGCCGTGGCGGCCGGGTTCGGCCTGCTGCGCCTGGCCGGGGCGCCCTCGCTGGGCTGGCTGGACGTGAAGACGTCCGGCGACGTCGAGGTCCCGGTCATCGAGGCGGCCGTCGACGAGGAGCTCGCCCGCTTCGCGCAGGAGGGCCCCACCGCCGAGGAGATGGAGCGCGCGCAGGCCCAGCTGGAGCGCGAGTGGCTGGACCGGCTCGGCACGGTCGCGGGCCGCGCCGACGAACTGTGCCGGTACGCCGTCCTGTTCGGCGACCCGCAGCTCGCCTTCACCGCCGTGCAGCGCGTCCTCGACGTCACCGCTCAGGAGGTCCAGGCGGTCGCCCAGGCGCGTCTGCGTCCCGACAATCGCGCGGTGCTGGTGTACGAGCCGGTCGCCGACGAGGCCGAGGACCTGGAAGCCGCCGCCGACGGGGCCGCACCCGCCGGGACCACCGACGAGAACGAGGAGTCGGCGCAGTGA